The Gossypium arboreum isolate Shixiya-1 chromosome 6, ASM2569848v2, whole genome shotgun sequence DNA window GCTCAATGTATTGTATCATAATGGTAAGCATTAAGCAGCTGGTTTTTTTTTCTCTCCAACAAATATTTAATCCTTACAGCATGATGCATAAATAGAactacatgcatagaaaataacCTTCAACTTGAATGTTAAGACAAAATCCAATTCCTTATTCAAGCGCACAGCAGGAGGTTGTTTGCTCAGGTCAATGCCAGGCCTGTCCGGTCTAGTAACTCCTGCAGAGCTCACGTGTACAAACCTACAAGGGAAGCAACAGATAAATAATCGAATAAGACCCCCATCATCAGCACCTCCCTCCCCAAAAAAAGAACAAGAATAGACCGGATTATAGAAAGAATCTGATAGAATGATGAGAAAAGAATATGAACCTGGGAGTGATAGGATACTTTATGTATGCTTTTATGGTAGAGAGTGGAAGCTCAAAAGGTCCTTCTACAAAAGTGGGATTCAGTTTCCCATCATATTCAAACTTGCTGAACATGAGCTGGAATAATTTGCATTCCTCATAAACAATTTTGGtaaaaactcaaaattcagaAAGATAAAAAAGCACAGACAAAGTGGCAAACCTGAAATGATACGACATTACTTGGATTGAAGGGTAGAGCATCAGATACAGTCCGTGCTCGAAATACAGGCCTCAGTGAAGAGAATGGCAAACGAATCTGTAAAGAAACAGGAAGTTACAAGTTGAAAGGAGAAGGTAATTTGTTTGATAATGCTGATGTATAAAATGGTCTTGGTGTTACACACAGACTGCCATTGGCCTCCAATGGTGTCAAAGCTTGCTGTATAACCCACCGTATCCCAATCAGTGCTAGTGCGAACAATTAGTTTATACCGACAACCATCACCCTTTAAGCGCAACTCAAAACCATCATATGCTGAAAGATCCACTGGGGAGGAAAAGTTctgaaaataaaaaccaaaaaccTTTTTACTTTTTTCGTAAGAAAATGGAACCAAAGTAAGCTATGCATTCACAAGTCCTATTGAACACCCAAAGAAAAGCACATATGTGCACTTGAGAAAGATATTCAAACCAATATATATCTCGTCAAATGTGATTTCCGGGGAGGTCTGATATGAGTATGGTTATTAGTTAGTGGTTATAACTGGATATAGTTTTAATTCTATCAGATTACTATCCTACCTTTAATATGTTTCCCTTAGCTGCAAATCTGAGGAGTTGAAGCCTACAGTGTCAAATACCAGCCTCTTATCAGATTGTGCCAAAAGCAGTCCCTTAACCTTTTATGACTATTACCTAACTCATATTTTCTTACTTTGTTCTTCACCTAAATGAATGCACTTATAATACTTGCAACATGTCAGACAACAAAATTGCGAAACATGCATGGTGTAAGAACAACAAAAGCTATTCTTGTTTGCGTACCTTTGTTCTGATACTAGTAAACCCACCATTGTTTGCCGTTGAAACAATGCCTTGCAAAGACAATGAATTGGATAAGGAAAAGGGAAAAATGGGAACAAAGAGATGATAGAGCCATAATAGAGGCTCATAGTTAAGGTCATGGTTCTAATGCCAGCACGaagtattatagagagaaaatctAATGAAAGGTTCTCAAAAGAACAAACCTTTGAAAAGCCCTGTTGGTTTACCACCTTCACCACCAGTCCGATCAATCTGAAATGTACTTTCACTAACACCTCCCATTACAACATCATCTAAAGTGCCCCAATCAAGTTCTTTTGAAAGCTGATCTGCTTGATGGAAACACAGAATAAAGAAAAAGCAAATAACCATATTTTGTATAAAACCAGAAAATTGTAGATCATAGATTTTACACTAACAATATATCACAACTTTAGAAATTGAGATATGCTACAGATGTTACTCAAAAATCAATATTCTAAATGGAAACTTAAATCCTCATGTAATGAAAAATAATGGAAGTTTGTCTCCTTTGTTTCATTTATAGACAAAGTAAGGCCCTTTGCATTAAATATCCCTTCTCACAATtcataatttataattataacCAATTTAGAAGGGTGTTAATTGCAATTTTCAACTAGCAGGACAATTTCGAGAGAATACCTTCAAATCCAAAAAGCAGTTTCCCTGTTCGTAGTCCGACACTCTCCCTCACAGCATTAATCAAGTTTTTCATTCCAATGTACTCAACCATTTCAGGTGAATCACCTTTTATCTGTTTcatcaaacaaacaaacaaattcTCAAGTATAACTCCCTCAAGAGAATCTGAAGAGGTGAAAGATTGCAATTAGTTTGCTACCTCTGGTTCAAAAAACTTGACTCCCTGAAAGAAATAACATTTGGATGTCAGGGTCCTAAACcaggaaaaatattatttaatataatccAATAAAACACTCAATCTTCTCATagactaaaagaaaattttgaaacttaGCCAACTGTTTTATAACCAATAGTTTCATCATTCGGAGAATGCCCGAAATCATACTTGACTGTATTTTGCTCGGTCAGGAGTGTCCCCTTCCTTTGGGCCAATAATGACAGAAGCAGCATTTATGACTTTCTTCACTCCTTTGAAGTATTGAGCAACCAGTGTGCTCTCCTTTGTAATGTCTCCAACAATCTGCAATTTGAAGGAAAGGGCGAATTAGAAAGCATGGAATGGAAGGATTAAAGGATAAACTCTATCAACAATGAAGAAGGATATATTAAAGTAAGTATAGTTTCGGATCACATGGATCTGCACTATGACAGCACTAAGGCTTTTCTTGCTATGAAGGATGGAAAGGAGTTAGAATGCAAAATTTGATAATCAAATGGTTAAGATTCATAACCACTTTCTTACTTTGTAGCTTAAGCATTAGATTAACAAGGATCTGCACTATGACAGCACTAAGGCTTTTCTTGGTATGAAGGATGGAAAGGAGTTAGAATGCAAAATTTGTTAATCAAATGGTTAAGATTCATAACCACTTTCTTACTTTGTAGCTTAAGCATTAGATTAACAAATTTTCCATTGTCATTCATTTCCATCTTTTATACCAAGCAGAGCTTAAAAGTTAAGTTTGTATGTTCAAGAATCATGAAAAATATAGCAAACAAACATATTTCTTTAATGCAATACCTTAGTACCACCACATTATAAAATCAATGACCTAAAACAAAACTATACTGAGGACTTAACATGGGAAGGTAGCTCACCAATTCAATATCGGGACCGAGCATCTTTCTTGCCTTCTCTTCATTCCTAACCTAAATGTAGGCACAcatgaaaagaaaaagttaaaaggGCGAAAGAGAAAAGAGGAAAAGAGAATGAGAAAAACAAGTCAAATCTATACTAAGACAGCCCTCTTGAAACACTTCAAAAGGCATCAATTCATAAATCATACTTCAAGGGAATGCTAGATAAAGGTGTACAAGGTTTAGGACAAATACCAGTGCTTTAACAGGCAACCCTTTCTTCCTGAAGTTGTTAACCACTCTCCTACCTACACCCCCAGTAGCTCCAACTACCAAAACGTAGTCAGAAGTTCCCATTTTCTTCTCTGATTCTTCAGGCGATGAACCGGATAATTTCTCAATTATAAATTCAACAATCTTCAGGGAACAGTAAATTGCATATAAGTGTGTGCACACAAATTTAAGAATCAAGACATTATTGATTAAAAGAAGGATAGAAAGTTTATGCTACCTTAGCAGGAGAAGGTGGTCCATTGAAAAAGTATAACGTTTTAAAAAATCTCCCCAAATCCCAACCCTGTTTTTCAGCAGATATAGTCTCTTTGTACGTTGCAGAAGATAAATAAGCGGACCTTCGTTGGTTAAGACGATACTTAGGTCTGCCATTAAGTTGAAGAAATGGTTTAGGAAGTTGACAGGAGAGAAGCTGAGGATGCATACaactcttagaaaattttctaccAACATTTGATGAAGAACCCTGCAGTTTTTTCAGTTGATGAAGTTATGAAATCCAAAATGACCCCATGATCGTATACAAAATGGGAAACACCAAATTTGGCAAACGAGTTTATAGTTCAAAGATACTGTATCAGAAATCAAAATCTTCTTACTTACACTTCCAGAGTGAACATAGAGTAATAAACCCAGAAATATTgtaaatgaaaatatattcaatatataCAAATAGCTATACAAACAGAACAAATGCATGCAATGATGATAATTTACTTGCCTGAATACTGAAGATGGAGAAgggagatgatgatgatgatgatgatgatattgTTGTCAAAAAACAACTTTCCATTTCTTGACAGTGGGTTACacagttaaaaaaaaaattacaagtagaGACTGGAAGAAGGTTCAAAGATCAAAAGTTTTGCGCTGTGCAAGTGTAGATTGATAGTTTTGATATTTGAAGCAAAGCAGTTAATATAGACCACACATCCCAACTCTGCAACAGTCGCCTTCAGAAAAACTTGGACTTTCGAAGGTAAAAAGCAAAGGGGCTTTCTAGAAGGGGCTCTATTGGGTTTGAAAGTGGGCTTATAAAGCCATTAGGTAGCACCAGCTCCTTGCCTCTCCATTCCGAAAACAAACAAAAAAGGAGTAAATTATGATGAAAGCTGGCAGATTGAAATAAGATTATCAACAAGATGGTTTTGTACTGTATTCAGCGGTGAAGAAGTTGCAAAGAAGAGAAGATGCCGAAACCAGGTTTGCCATTTTAGGTACCTGCACCCTCTTATATATATTACATTACTTGTTAGTATAACCTCGATTGGGCATTTTTACCGTATCTGAAAAGGATAATAGTACCGATTGGGCACCCAAATTgttatattattactatattcATCTCTATTGTGATCAAAATCCCTATACTATTTGTTATTCTTACAGTTATCTCTAGAAACTCATTATGGTATGAGTTGCGATACAATAAGCTGTGAAAAAAAGCtctttttctaaatttaaaatttaatttttataattttattccaACACATTAAAtctctatattttttatttaaaatattagtttttgcCTTAAACTGACaattaaaattaatcacttaactaTTATAAAAGGGTAAAATAATTTTTAGCTCtcatttttatagtttttttgtCTATTTGATCGTTACTCTTTAAAAATagggtaaactatcaaaataatcacttttatttgtctcaagttacattttagtcacttatgcttgaaatattacgttttaatCACTTACGTTATTGGGTTGTAACATTTATTATTAAGCGCTAATTGTCGTTAACGGTGTAATGATAAACTgacgtggcacgttaaatcattatttcaaatgacaattttaggttaaattatacaattggtccttgtattttttttgttttgagcaattaaatttttttttatgttctttaaactttctttcttttttctttattttccattatCTTCTCATTCTCCCTCTGTTTTTctcttttctccatttcttttaacttagtttttctatatttttcatttgttaaaactagttcctatacttttatttttttgaacaatttaactttttgtttttatttctttattttcctcttcttcttcccttatttttctctcttatcaCATTCTTCACTGTAAAAAATAATCTTTGCCCACCAAATAAATCAAGTCCTTATTTCTTTCACATGATTTCTAAATTAAATTTTACTCAATATCAATTATTCTTAATCAAATCTCAATTTGAATATAACCTAATTTTGAAACTAAAATTGGATCTAATTAATCAATATACAAAATCATGTCCTTAATCAAAtctaaacataaattaaattctttatattcaaaacaatttttaTTTCCAAACTTTTATAGAATTATGTAGAttattcctttccttttctttaaatttttgacGAACAAAATTAAGCAAACAATAAAATTGATCTAAACCTTTCTGGATATTCCCTAGCAAGTTTGATTAGAAGCCGAGCATGAATGAATCGAAGAGAGAAAGGGAGTATGAAACCAAACTGGTTTAGGTAAAGTTGAGGGTGTTTCATATGGTGATTGTTTTAGTCATTGAGAGTGTAGAGCTCGTTCGAAGAATCTGTGAAACAACATAGTTTTGAGAGGGCGAGAATGTTGTAGGTAAGATAAATAAGGTGGCCATAGGGGTTGGTTAGGAGGTTAACGGAATGGGCTCGAGAAACTTTGTTGAGGGTGGATTGTCATAAGTCACAACTGGCGAGATATTCGAGTGAGGCGAGATTGTGGACTAGGTCATTAAGAGATCTAAATTGGCTCGTTAAAGTGATGATGGATGATGATGGTTTGTAATTGTGGGGTGAGAATATGTGACACAAGTTTTATTTTGGTTTCAACTTTcgccttttctttttttataaacataaaaaagttttaacaaatggaaaataaagaaaaattacgTTAAAAGAGATGGAGAAGTGAGGAAAATAGAGGAAGAAGCAAAATAGAATGtaaaataaagggaaaaaaaaagaaaagttaaaaaaaaacataaaagaaaaatattaaattgctcaaaacaaaaaaaaaatatagggaccaattggATAGTTTAACctaatttttgtttgtttgaaatgatgatttaacgttcTACATCAGCTTCTTGTTACATTGTTAACGACAATTAACGGCTTAGTACTAAAATGTTATAACACGTtaacataagtgattaaaacataacatttcaaacataagtgactaaaatataacttgaggtaaacaaaagtgattattttaatagtttacccttaaaaatacataaacaattaaaaaatatttttaaaattagaagtctttttcatatttacaataaaaatagaaaaatgacaaatttttgaaaaattaaaactcttaaaaattttaaaaataaaaatcattctaaataatttaaaatatgaaaatttcaaaatttcaaaaattttaaaatgtgttaTTTACTCCATGAATGGTAATAAGATTTCTCCGATGAGTTATCCGTTCAATTTATATTAAATCAAATTTGAacaaaatctttttatttttaaattagattagttatatatcaaaaatatttttatgtaaatttaACTATATAGTGTacaaaatattaacacaaaataagttttaaataaaaatatgaattttgaattaattgattaaataatttttttgttttgtttacaACACACTGTACTAAAAGAATTTTGTATACAAATGGACCCCTTTTGACAAAATATAAAGGTAATAAATTAAGTcttgatatttttatataatgtattttgaaaaaaattacataatatatttatatttaattcaaattaatttagagtttgtattattattttaaaattattttacactaatatttcatataatttataaataaatttaattattttaaaaatacttgTTCAACTATAATCTATTATGGATTGAACGAATAGATCAAACTTTAGAAAGACATACAGAAAAAAGAACGAATGAATTTTATAGGATTCCCAAGAAATTCTTCGATTTCTTCTGGAAGCAGATGATTATTCATTTGCTTCTCACATTCCGTGAATAGCTGGGACATTGAGGAATATCCAGAAAGGCACTTAGGGAATCGGTCTGATTTTATCTCTGTTCATTCCGTTTGAAGAAAGAAAGGATCCCAAATAATTGATTTTTCTTTTAGTTATTGAATCTCTCTTTGATTGATCAATGTGTGATATTCTGAATCCTCATTACTAATGGAATCGAAACGATCTCTAGATTAATCAGAAGATCCTTTCAATTGGCGAGAATCCGTTACTTGAACGAAACTAGATCTTGTGGAATCATATTGAATATTTGACGATATATTCTATTATACTTTAAGCTTGAGGTTGAgtatgatgagcatcttagagtggTTTTACAGATTCTTCGACAAAATAGGCTCTATGCTAAGTTGAGTAAgtatgagttctggttgagggaggtaatgtttttgggacatgtggtttcTACCGAGGGTATCCATGTAGACCCGAAAAAGATAAATGCTATTCTTGAGTGGAAACTACTTAAGTGTGTATCAAAGATTTAGAGTTTTCTTGGTCTTGTGAGGTATTATTGGAGATTTGTGGAAGGGTTTTTGTTAACCACAACTCCTTTGACCAAGTTGTTGCATAAGAATTCGTCTTTCAAGTGGGCTAATGATCAACAAGGAAGCTTTGAAAAGCATAAGTTAGTGTTGGCTCAAACACCCAATTTGTTTGGAATGAGAGCATGTTGTGTACAATGGCGCATCACACATTTGTCTCAGTTGTGTTCTGATGTAGGAAGGTAAGGTTGaagcttatgcttctagacagcTCAAGCTGTATGAGGGAAACTATCCAATGCATGAATCAGAGTTAGCGACAAAGGTTTTTGCtctgaaaatctagaggcattatcTATACGGTGAAAAGTGTATTATTTACACTAATTACAAAaacctcaagtatctcctcactcagaatgaGTTAAATCTTAAGCAATGTAGAAAgattgagttacttaaggattGTGACTGTACTGTTGGGTACCATCTTGGTACGGCTAATATGGTtgtcgatgctttgagtaggaggTTGATGACCGAGTTGAGAGTGATGTTTGCTCGGttaagtctgtatgatgatggtagtttTTTGGTAGATTTGCAAGTCAAGCTGACTTAGGTTGATGAGATTAGAAATAAATAGCTTTTGGATAAGCCTTTGGTTCTTCGAGTTAAGCAATTTGAGGAGGGTAAGATTTCAGACTTCAGGTTTAATTTTGAGGGTATTCTGTGCTACCGAGGCTGTGTATGTATGTCGAATGATAGTGAGTTGAAACAATCCATATgagaggaagcacatagtagcccttatggtATGCATCCCggcgggaataagatgtaccatGATTTTCGGAATTTGTATTGGTGCCTTGGGTTGAAGAGGATAGTAACTAATTTTGTTGCTCGTTGTCTGACGTGGCAGCAGGTTAAGGTTGAACATTAACTTCCTTCTGGTTTGTTGCAACCTATTAAAATTCTGCAGTGGAAATGTAAatgagtgactatggattttgttagtgagtttcccttgacacccactaagaaagattctatttgggtcattgtggatcagttgaccaagtCTGCCTATTTTCTTCCAGTTCGGCCTAATTACACTTTTAAGAAGTTAGCTAAATTGTATACCTCTGAGATCGTAAGACTCCATAGGGTTTCATGTATCAATTATTTGATATCGATACCCTCATTTTTCATCACGATTTTTGATTGTGGGTACTCAGTTGGACTTTAGTACATAATTCCATATGTAGACTGTTGGATAGTCCGAGAGGGTAATTCAGTTTCTAGAGGATATGCTACGGATTTGTGTTCTTAATTTTCGTTGTAGTTAGGAAGAGTTTTTACCTCTAGATGAGCTTTCCTATAATAATGGTTTTCAATCCAGTAtttagatggcaccttatgaggcttagTATGGTTGTAAGTTCTATACACCGTTGTTGTAATAGGCCAgttttagttaaatcagaacagtggttttggaactacAAATTCgatgttggaaaattattttaatattatttttggtgtttacagcatgatagcatgtatgtgtgaaaatttagtgagctaattttatcgtttaattgctcaatttgagaaaaaaagactaaatcgtgtaaagtgcaaaagtgctgCTCTATTAGCTAAGGGTATTACAtggctatagaaccttaaatttaagatccttatgttgtaattagaccattttaaatgttagtggacttttatggacatgTATTAAAGTATTTTGATAGTTATTTACTAAGGTTAAaaagttaaattagttaattaagttataattaaataaagacaaatgaaATTATGTCCATATTTCTTTCTTTCAACCGAATTTGGAGAAGAAGAAAGCCAAGGAATTAGGTTTTCCATTCGGCACactcctagcttgattaaggtatgatttttgcttagtttttaatgatttctatggtTTTGTAttgttgcagctcaatctagctagcccgtacctttaatttcaaaactgttaaagattttaagagtttccattgatgagtttaAATGTTCTTTGGTGTTTGAagataaaatatgaatttttgatgatagattttcatgttttgtaaagtgatttttgaagaaattgcataatagggattaaattgtgaaatatgcaaattgagtggttgaaatacaaaataaatgaaagttttgggctgctaggggctTATATGTAATTTGGCCAAGCTTGGGTTTattgaaaatatgtgaattttgtgcatttgtgaaatagggactaaattgttaaaagtgtaaaagtttaagggctaaagtgaaaataggcctaaatatatgttttggactaaattgaatgagtggttgattaaagaagttaattttgaatatatttagatcaagaaaagaggaatccgaaattagatcggggaaaggcaAGATTATCGAGTAATAGACTCATTTCGCTATTTTCatactcgaggtaagtttgtatgtggtaatttcattataaatgtatgttaaaagctttgataatgcataaacaGTGATTATGAGATTATGGATTATGTTTGAATTATGAAAACGACTCTACGAATACATTCAATGATAGAAACAGAAAGTGTgaagtcccggttgaactttaggaatagatttagATACTAGTGTCTTGTTATTAATTGATAAGttgagttggctttgggccatgatattagcacttcgggtgcgagttataccaatttggcctcgggccatgcatatcggatgaCCATGATAATTGTTCtttggataagttaccttgatttggctacgggccatggtataggtacttattgtaTGAGACTATTGAGTATTCaatttctattctgaatggttcaatgagtaagtggttgagaaagaggttagtacgaggcgatacaggtatgtacagaacctatttgagtattaaatagagaaagttcaaTAAGATGGTATTTAATATTGTTTAAAACATGATAAAGGTTTGTTtgaattacatttatttgatgaattaagttatttacatacgatcttactaagctatgaagcttacttcatgttatttttctatgttttatagtgaatcaaggcaaGCTCAGATCCGAAAATTGTCGGGAACAACATCGTACTATCGAACATCTATTTGGTACTTCtaagttgt harbors:
- the LOC108474111 gene encoding protein HIGH CHLOROPHYLL FLUORESCENCE PHENOTYPE 173, chloroplastic produces the protein MESCFLTTISSSSSSSSPFSIFSIQGSSSNVGRKFSKSCMHPQLLSCQLPKPFLQLNGRPKYRLNQRRSAYLSSATYKETISAEKQGWDLGRFFKTLYFFNGPPSPAKIVEFIIEKLSGSSPEESEKKMGTSDYVLVVGATGGVGRRVVNNFRKKGLPVKALVRNEEKARKMLGPDIELIVGDITKESTLVAQYFKGVKKVINAASVIIGPKEGDTPDRAKYSQGVKFFEPEIKGDSPEMVEYIGMKNLINAVRESVGLRTGKLLFGFEDQLSKELDWGTLDDVVMGGVSESTFQIDRTGGEGGKPTGLFKGIVSTANNGGFTSIRTKNFSSPVDLSAYDGFELRLKGDGCRYKLIVRTSTDWDTVGYTASFDTIGGQWQSIRLPFSSLRPVFRARTVSDALPFNPSNVVSFQLMFSKFEYDGKLNPTFVEGPFELPLSTIKAYIKYPITPRFVHVSSAGVTRPDRPGIDLSKQPPAVRLNKELDFVLTFKLKGEDLIRESGIPYTIVRPCALTEEPAGADLVFDQGDNITGKISREEIALICIAALESPYACDKTFEVKSVVPFSEPFTVDPENPPPEKDYNIYFQTLKDGITGKESLEQSAIAV